GTTGTAGGTACACCCATTCTTCCCCATGAAGATACACTCCGTCCCTGCCTTTACTGTTTGACAAACCATGGTTATCACCTCCCTTCCTTTGAGGATTAATTTTGGGGTCAGATCAAGGTCTGGCCCCATTTCCCACAAGCGAAAAAGGAAGAGTTTATGTAACAACTTTGGCTTTGATTGTCAAGGGAGATTTTGCGGCAGAGGCAAATTTATACTTTGGTGTTGACAATAGGGATAAAATGATCTATTTTTGGTTTTGTTTGAGAGGACTTATGAAAGTACCAACTCTCCAAGGGATTAAAAAGTCATTCAGATCTTTGGCCATATTGATATATGCCGTTCGTGAATTCATCAAGGACAACTGCCCTCGAGTGGCAGCGGCCTTGACCTATATCACCCTCCTTTCTTTCGTTCCCGTGGTGGCCATCTCCCTCTCCATGCTGTCCCGGTTTAAGACCTCTCAAGAGGCATTTTTGGGCTTTATCTTTCAATATCTCATCCCCACCCCTTCCTTACAGGAGACCATTATCACAAACATAAAAACATTTGCCCAGCAGACCACTACGTTGAGCATCTTCGGCGGTCTCTTTCTCATCATCACCGCCGTTTCTCTCTTGTATACCATAGAGGGGACCTTTAACCAGGTATGGGGGGTTACTGTGAGGCGCCCCTTCGTGAGCAAATTTACCGCTTTTTGGAGCGTGATCACCCTTTCCCCCATCTTGATCGCTGTAGCCTTGCTCCTATCCTTGAAGTTAAGCAAGGCCCCCTTAGTGGGGAGCATCTTAAAGATTGCTGTAATAAAGGGATCCATCCATTATTTTCTCCCCTTCTTTTTGACCTTTTTGGCCATCTTCATCATCTATCGCATCCTTCCTTATACGCGAGTAAAGGTAAGACCTGCCATAATAGGATCCCTGATAGCTACCTTCCTCTTTCAGGTGGCCCGCTGGGGGTTTGAGGTCTACATTACTGAGTTCGCCCACTTTGACAAGATATACGGGATGTTAGGGGTCCTGCCCATGTTCTTTATCTGGATCTATATATGTTGGCTGGTGATCCTCTTAGGCGGGGAGGTCACTTACAGCGTGCAAAACATAAGGTTAGAGACAAAGAGTGAAAAATTCACTGAGGACAATTACGATGCTTACCATGCCCTAAGGGTGATGATGGCCATCGGCCGCAGCTTCCTGAAGGGAGATGGAGCCACATCACTGGACGCGCTAGCTGAGAGATTGGGGATACCTTACAGTCTTTTGGTAGGCATTCTTAATCGTCTCAGAGAAAAAGGGGTTGTGCGCTCAGTGGATGAGGGCAAGGTGGTATACCTTCCGGCCAGGTCTCTGGACAGGATAACTATCCAAGAGGTGGTGGAGGGCGTCCAAGGCGACCCCTTCCGTTTCCCACCTCCTCCTTATCGTGGTCAGGATGAAAAGGCCATCCACCGCTTCTTCCAAGAGGCCCAAAAGGGGGTCCAGGATATTCTTAAGGGGATCACCATTGAGGTCTTGCTGACTTGCTGAAGGGATCAAAGGGATAGATGCCCCAGCAAGACCCTCCTCGGTTTCAAATCCTTCAGGAGGTTGAAAAGGGTCCTCTGCCGGGCCAAGAGATGCTTCCACCCTCCGATATGGACTGTATTACCTCTTGGATATTGCGTCAGGACCCTTTTTATCCTCTTTGCCATGATCCTATCCCTCTTTTTCCTTTCCTCGTCCATGGGGATAAACTGTTGACAGGGAGATCCCCTTCCATCGAGCAATAGATTCACAGCTCCA
The nucleotide sequence above comes from Deltaproteobacteria bacterium. Encoded proteins:
- a CDS encoding YihY family inner membrane protein; the encoded protein is MKVPTLQGIKKSFRSLAILIYAVREFIKDNCPRVAAALTYITLLSFVPVVAISLSMLSRFKTSQEAFLGFIFQYLIPTPSLQETIITNIKTFAQQTTTLSIFGGLFLIITAVSLLYTIEGTFNQVWGVTVRRPFVSKFTAFWSVITLSPILIAVALLLSLKLSKAPLVGSILKIAVIKGSIHYFLPFFLTFLAIFIIYRILPYTRVKVRPAIIGSLIATFLFQVARWGFEVYITEFAHFDKIYGMLGVLPMFFIWIYICWLVILLGGEVTYSVQNIRLETKSEKFTEDNYDAYHALRVMMAIGRSFLKGDGATSLDALAERLGIPYSLLVGILNRLREKGVVRSVDEGKVVYLPARSLDRITIQEVVEGVQGDPFRFPPPPYRGQDEKAIHRFFQEAQKGVQDILKGITIEVLLTC